A single genomic interval of Helianthus annuus cultivar XRQ/B chromosome 6, HanXRQr2.0-SUNRISE, whole genome shotgun sequence harbors:
- the LOC110942542 gene encoding protein FAR1-RELATED SEQUENCE 2-like, which produces MNLGPVKAFNVMKTCFGGFEDVGASKVEFKNYKRHINLFIGEYDADMVVRHLNERNHSQPNFSYDYITDEENRLKGLFWCDDQAKRNYHVFGDTIITAKAVGSQPKVVVTNQDPAMKKAISVVFVDMRHRLCMWHVMHKLSPKVGVRLCNSTNFKERICGVVWTDILTPKEFESEWEAVIAEFNLEDNDWLSDIFALRESWIPAYYRMEEMSGLMRTTSRRTFYAWRYRDIVFGVFQGISKTIHSE; this is translated from the exons ATGAATTTGGGTCCCGTCAAggcgtttaatgttatgaagactTGTTTTGGCGGTTTTGAAGACGTGGGTGCAAGTAAAGTTGAATTTAAGAACTATAAGAGGCACATTAACTTGTTTATAGGGGAATATGACGCTGATATGGTTGTGAGACATTTGAATGAAAGAAACCATTCCCAGCCTAATTTCTCGTATGATTACATCACAGACGAAGAGAATCGTTTGAAGGGACTTTTTTGGTGTGACGATCAAGCTAAACGTAATTACCACGTGTTTGgtgat ACAATCATCACTGCAAAAGCTGTTGGTtctcaaccaaaagttgttgtcactAACCAAGATCCAGCAATGAAGAAGGCTATTTCTGTTGTATTTGTTGACATGAGGCATCGGTTATGCATGTGGCATGTGATGCATAAACTTTCTCCGAAG GTTGGTGTTAGGCTATGCAATTCCACCAATTTTAAAGAACGTATTTGTGGTGTTGTGTGGACGGATATTCTCACACCTAAAGAGTTTGAGTCAGAATGGGAAGCGGTTATTGCAGAGTTCAATTTAGAAGATAATGACTGGCTATCTGATATTTTTGCACTTAGGGAATCTTGGATCCCTGCATACTATAGAATGGAGGAGATGTCTGGTCTTATGCGAACGACATCCAG aCGAACATTCTATGCATGGCGTTATAGAGatattgtttttggcgtttttcag ggaatttccaaaacaatacattCTGAATAG
- the LOC110942541 gene encoding protein PRY2-like has product MSCGICFNPCTIFERVDDAKKGEKNDSEENPSVTSAETSVKEKEKGGDGTLKIQADDEDTQMRIVQSQVNSAGLKTTADIKWVRDESRALVEKNLVLQKEKEEDGTSLMKSPVRKTRQSTTTASKTKPVTTSTTTSVPTKSLTPPPLTTYVTQTTATNTTSTHTTTNITCCHPSSKKETKQMDADISKEVQA; this is encoded by the coding sequence ATGAGCTGTGGAATTTGTTTCAACCCCTGCACTATCTTCGAAAGagttgatgatgccaaaaagggggagaaaaatgACTCTGAGGAAAATCCTTCAGTAACTTCTGCTGAAACATctgtcaaagaaaaggaaaagggaggtgaTGGAACCCTGAAAATTCAagcagatgatgaagatacacAAATGAGGATCGTTCAAAGTCAAGTCAATTCAGCTGGTCTCAAAACCACTGCTGATATTAAATGGGTAAGGGATGAGAGTAGAGCTTTGGTTGAGAAAAATTTAGTTCTGCAAAAGGAAAAAGAAGAGGATGGTACTTCATTAATGAAGAGTCCTGTTAGAAAAACAAGGCAATCAACCACCACAGCTTCTAAAACTAAGCCAGTTACTACTTCAACCACAACTTCTGTTCCCACAAAATCACTTACACCTCCACCATTAACAACATATGtcacccaaacaactgccaccaataccacatcaacacacaccaccacaaacATCACCTGCTGCCATCCTTcatcaaagaaggaaacaaagcagATGGATGCAGATATATCAAAAGAAGTCCAAGCTTGA